Proteins co-encoded in one Candidatus Polarisedimenticolaceae bacterium genomic window:
- a CDS encoding aldo/keto reductase, with product MESRELGRTGIGVSRIALGCGGFGGVGSAPAFFGKGESEREACDLMDAAFDLEITLFDTADAYGGGRSESAIGVWLRSKPASVRERVVLTTKVFHSVVGDPNDRGLRGDRIRRQIEGSLTRLGVERVDLYMIHEPDPSTPVDETLEALDGLVQAGKIAAYGACNVDGAYLERAGWKFACVQNGYSLLDRAAEMDVLPACKRSRAGFTAFSPLAGGWLTGKYIGGQTPAGSRMTLRPEGYRRYENVRVYRALERFVDFAREHRTTPAALAIAWLLAQPQVDAVIVGPRRTEHLEPVRQALASPLTATECDALAALFAGALSDRD from the coding sequence ATGGAATCGCGTGAGCTCGGAAGGACCGGGATCGGCGTGTCGCGGATCGCTCTCGGTTGCGGGGGGTTCGGCGGCGTCGGCTCCGCACCGGCCTTCTTCGGGAAGGGCGAGAGCGAGCGCGAGGCGTGCGACCTCATGGATGCGGCCTTCGATCTCGAGATCACGCTCTTCGACACCGCCGATGCCTACGGCGGCGGCCGGAGCGAGAGCGCCATCGGCGTGTGGCTGCGGTCGAAGCCCGCGTCGGTGCGCGAGCGGGTCGTCCTCACGACGAAGGTCTTCCACTCGGTCGTCGGCGATCCGAACGATCGTGGCCTCCGCGGCGATCGCATCCGGCGCCAGATCGAGGGGAGTCTCACGCGCCTCGGCGTCGAGCGCGTCGATCTCTACATGATCCACGAGCCCGACCCATCGACGCCGGTCGACGAGACGCTCGAGGCGCTCGACGGGCTCGTGCAGGCCGGGAAGATCGCAGCGTACGGCGCGTGCAACGTCGACGGCGCGTATCTCGAGCGCGCGGGGTGGAAGTTCGCATGTGTCCAGAACGGCTACTCCCTGCTCGATCGTGCCGCGGAGATGGACGTCCTTCCGGCGTGCAAGCGGTCCCGGGCCGGTTTCACGGCGTTCAGTCCGCTCGCAGGCGGATGGCTGACCGGGAAGTACATCGGAGGCCAGACGCCGGCCGGTTCGCGGATGACGCTCCGGCCGGAGGGCTATCGGCGCTACGAGAACGTACGTGTGTACCGAGCGCTCGAGCGGTTCGTCGATTTCGCACGCGAACACCGCACGACTCCCGCGGCGCTCGCGATCGCATGGCTCCTCGCCCAGCCGCAGGTCGATGCCGTGATCGTCGGGCCGCGACGGACGGAACATCTGGAGCCCGTGAGGCAAGCGCTCGCGTCTCCGTTAACGGCGACCGAGTGCGACGCGCTCGCGGCGCTCTTCGCCGGCGCGCTCTCCGATCGGGACTAA